Proteins from a single region of Fibrobacter sp.:
- a CDS encoding transposase gives MPRMARIESPGSLFHIMAHSVEGKELFIDDDDRVDFLSRFAKGLKKCEFQCYAWVLMDNHYHFLIRTSHLPLHKLMRPLNSGYAGRYNRKYKRRGYLFQDRFKSVLCQEQEYAATLIKYLHLNP, from the coding sequence ATGCCCCGAATGGCCCGTATAGAATCGCCTGGTTCCCTTTTCCACATAATGGCGCACTCTGTTGAGGGAAAAGAACTCTTTATCGATGACGACGACAGGGTCGATTTCCTTTCCCGTTTTGCGAAAGGGTTGAAAAAATGCGAATTCCAGTGCTATGCATGGGTTCTGATGGACAATCATTACCACTTTCTTATCAGAACAAGTCATCTGCCCTTGCACAAGCTGATGCGCCCCTTGAACAGCGGTTATGCAGGCAGATACAACAGGAAATATAAAAGGAGAGGGTATCTCTTCCAAGACAGATTCAAGTCTGTTCTTTGCCAGGAGCAGGAATACGCTGCTACACTGATCAAGTATCTTCACCTTAACCCTTT